A portion of the Mytilus galloprovincialis chromosome 12, xbMytGall1.hap1.1, whole genome shotgun sequence genome contains these proteins:
- the LOC143053666 gene encoding FMRFamide receptor-like, which produces MNMDAISNISDNFSVPINTHEISFALEWTRFVADRILIPVIVILGIAGNSCNIAVLSRPKMRTSTNVYLTNLAVFDMLYLIFMLTLSMIHCRDKDMNASSYYYIPYGRALSDLFGNCSVWVTVCFTLERYIGVCHPMKGKAWCTVQKAKFITLVLFLVCLCNTLPIAFENEVITDKEIMQSINYKCDTSEFGQRESYQFGYYWWYITLFTFVPLILLSVFNMFLIKSVWHANKRRKLLSQSHVLGDHNNQCMEQQKVTTMLISVVIIFLLCQIPWAILLIYKVYVSAFIIPHDKDIILIAGNICNMLGQVNASINFILYSYFSSRFRRTFKKLLCRWQKKKRGTNIMISDYQSRKSDFTKDSVTTSLMAYRYRRDTVRETNPIWKAPHIVLS; this is translated from the exons ATGAATATGGATGCAATTTCAAACATTTCCGACAACTTTTCGGTACCAATCAACACACATGAAATATCGTTTGCACTTGAATGGACACGATTTGTAGCGGATCGTATTCTAATACCAGTGATTGTAATTCTAGGAATTGCAGGAAATTCCTGTAATATTGCTGTCTTAAGTAGACCGAAAATGAGAACTTCAACAAATGTCTATCTAACAAACCTTGCTGtttttgatatgctttatctgaTATTTATGTTAACTTTATCCATGATACACTGCAGGGACAAAGATATGAATGCGTCTAGCTATTATTACATTCCTTATGGTCGGGCACTTTCTGATTTGTTTGGAAACTGTAGTGTATGGGTGACTGTTTGTTTTACGCTAGAACGTTATATAGGCGTTTGTCATCCAATGAAAGGAAAAGCCTGGTGTACAGTTCAAAAGGCAAAATTCATAACTTTAGTTTTATTCcttgtttgtttatgtaacacTTTGCCAATAGCTTTTGAAAATGAAGTTATAACTGATAAGGAAATTATGCAATCC ATTAATTACAAATGTGACACATCAGAGTTTGGTCAAAGAGAAAGTTACCAGTTTGGATATTATTGGTGGTACATAACGTTATTTACTTTCGTTCCACTTATTCTTCTTTCAGTTTTTAATATGTTTCTCATCAAGTCCGTTTGGCATGCAAACAAACGACGTAAATTGTTATCACAGTCTCATGTTCTTGGAGATCACAATAACCAGTGTATGGAACAACAGAAGGTCACAACAATGTTAATATCGGTTGTGATTATATTTCTTCTGTGTCAGATTCCGTGGGCAATTCTATTAATCTACAAAGTGTATGTCTCTGCCTTTATTATACCACATGACAAAGACATTATATTAATAGCTGGAAACATTTGTAATATGCTGGGTCAGGTAAACGCTTCAATAAACTTCATTCTGTATTCTTACTTTAGCAGCAGATTCCGAAGAACTTTTAAGAAACTTTTATGCAGGTGGCAGAAAAAGAAAAGAGGAACAAATATCATGATATCGGACTATCAATCAAGAAAATCTGATTTTACTAAAGATAGTGTTACAACATCATTAATGGCATACAGATATCGGAGAGATACAGTGAGAGAGACAAATCCCATATGGAAAGCACCGCATATTGTGTTATCTTAG